In the Pseudonocardia cypriaca genome, one interval contains:
- a CDS encoding nuclear transport factor 2 family protein has translation MTLSPDDRSAIAELISLHGHVFDDGDLDRLDVLFTPSVVYDVSELGGGALHGIEAIRTAALALGEHNPLGHHVTNIVITEHGDGTARVRSKGIGVNTDGTVGTVTYEDGVVATEAGWRIDHRRVVPRRVPLNGRRA, from the coding sequence ATGACGCTCTCCCCTGACGACCGCTCGGCGATCGCCGAGCTGATCTCGCTGCACGGTCACGTCTTCGACGACGGCGATCTCGACCGGCTGGACGTGCTGTTCACCCCGTCGGTCGTCTACGACGTGTCGGAGCTCGGCGGCGGTGCGCTGCACGGCATCGAGGCCATCCGCACGGCAGCGCTCGCGCTCGGCGAACACAACCCGCTCGGCCACCACGTCACCAACATCGTCATCACCGAGCACGGGGACGGCACCGCCCGCGTCCGGTCCAAGGGCATCGGGGTCAACACCGACGGCACGGTGGGCACCGTCACGTACGAGGACGGGGTCGTCGCCACCGAGGCGGGCTGGCGGATCGACCATCGCCGCGTCGTGCCCCGGCGCGTTCCGCTGAACGGTCGGCGCGCCTGA
- a CDS encoding phosphotransferase family protein, whose amino-acid sequence MATIRPLDAGYTSRQWVADTDEGPLLVKAPVRDTDPEHLRRLIATTRRAGEGGVPVVRFRAFAPRSTALQRPVLVQEFQEGTPADEAWESMGLAERTRFAEDLGQVVGRVHSCSGPWFGDVLGAERYPDMPSFLHALVDSRLAEAPEDLTSAGRGGVAAALHRAVEAVPADGTPSLTHGDLWRQNVILRNGRIACLLDFEHGRYADRFLDFGKLDEHIFDEFPEGRPAFLDAYDAVCPLPDGWESRVRLGHAIHALSMGVYFLRWTPKWAPQYVRELEAWLALQT is encoded by the coding sequence GTGGCCACGATCCGGCCGCTCGACGCCGGATACACCAGCAGGCAGTGGGTCGCCGACACCGACGAGGGCCCTCTCCTGGTCAAGGCACCCGTGCGGGACACCGACCCCGAGCACCTCCGGCGGTTGATCGCCACCACTCGTCGAGCCGGCGAAGGCGGGGTCCCGGTGGTGCGGTTCCGCGCCTTCGCGCCGAGGAGCACGGCCCTCCAGCGCCCGGTGCTCGTGCAGGAGTTCCAGGAGGGCACGCCCGCCGACGAGGCGTGGGAGTCGATGGGTCTCGCCGAACGCACGAGGTTCGCCGAGGACCTCGGCCAGGTCGTGGGGCGGGTCCACTCCTGTTCCGGCCCGTGGTTCGGCGACGTGCTCGGCGCGGAGAGATACCCGGACATGCCGAGCTTCCTGCACGCCTTGGTCGACTCCCGGCTGGCCGAGGCTCCGGAGGACCTCACCTCGGCCGGTCGCGGCGGCGTGGCGGCAGCGCTGCACCGGGCGGTGGAGGCCGTGCCCGCGGACGGCACACCGTCGCTGACCCACGGCGACCTCTGGCGCCAGAACGTCATCCTCCGCAACGGGCGGATCGCCTGCCTGCTCGACTTCGAGCACGGCCGCTACGCGGACCGCTTCCTCGACTTCGGCAAGCTCGACGAGCACATCTTCGACGAGTTCCCCGAGGGGAGGCCTGCGTTCCTCGACGCGTACGACGCGGTCTGCCCGCTCCCGGACGGCTGGGAGTCCCGGGTCCGGCTGGGGCACGCCATCCACGCGTTGTCCATGGGCGTCTACTTCCTGCGGTGGACGCCGAAGTGGGCGCCGCAGTACGTGCGGGAGCTGGAGGCCTGGCTGGCCTTGCAGACGTGA
- a CDS encoding ArsR/SmtB family transcription factor encodes MDCCGQDLTPAVALFRSLADPARLAIVQRLAHGEARVVDLTRSLGLAQSTVSKHLACLRDCGLIDFRTQGRQSFYSLTRPELIDLLRSAELLLAETGEAVALCPVYGEAVAEPLGVAR; translated from the coding sequence ATGGATTGCTGTGGGCAGGACCTCACCCCGGCGGTGGCGCTGTTCCGCTCCCTGGCCGACCCGGCGCGGTTGGCGATCGTGCAGCGGCTGGCCCACGGAGAGGCGCGGGTGGTCGATCTGACCCGGTCGCTCGGGCTGGCGCAGTCGACGGTGTCGAAACACCTCGCGTGCTTGCGCGACTGCGGGTTGATCGACTTCAGGACGCAGGGGCGTCAGTCGTTCTACTCGCTGACCCGCCCGGAGCTGATCGACCTGCTGCGCAGCGCCGAGCTGCTGCTCGCGGAGACCGGGGAGGCGGTGGCGCTCTGTCCCGTCTACGGCGAGGCGGTTGCCGAACCACTGGGTGTGGCGCGGTGA
- a CDS encoding cation diffusion facilitator family transporter has product MSSVGTAPERRALLRRRIRWLVAATITYNVVEAVVAIAAGTIASSVALIGFGLDSLIEVSSAAAVAWQFAGPDPERREKVALRVIAGSFFALAAYVTVEALRPLVAGDHPDHSSVGIVLVAISVVVMPVLSWAQRRAGRELGSASAVADSKQTLLCTYLSAAVLIGLVLNSALGWWWADPVVALGLAAVAIREGREALRGETCCPPVHLDEDDAPGETGCTDGCCTELGR; this is encoded by the coding sequence GTGAGCAGCGTCGGGACGGCCCCGGAGCGCCGCGCGCTGCTGCGGCGCCGGATCCGATGGCTCGTCGCCGCCACGATCACCTACAACGTCGTCGAAGCCGTCGTGGCGATCGCGGCAGGGACGATCGCGTCGTCGGTCGCGCTCATCGGGTTCGGGCTCGACTCCCTGATCGAGGTCAGTTCCGCCGCCGCCGTCGCCTGGCAGTTCGCCGGCCCCGACCCGGAACGCCGCGAGAAGGTGGCGCTGCGCGTGATCGCGGGCTCGTTCTTCGCGCTCGCCGCCTACGTCACCGTGGAGGCGTTGCGGCCGCTCGTCGCAGGCGACCACCCCGATCACTCCAGCGTCGGGATCGTGCTCGTCGCGATCAGCGTCGTCGTGATGCCGGTGCTGTCCTGGGCGCAACGCCGGGCGGGTCGCGAGCTGGGCTCGGCGTCGGCCGTCGCCGACTCCAAGCAGACGCTGCTGTGCACCTACCTGTCCGCGGCCGTGCTGATCGGGCTCGTCCTGAACTCCGCGCTGGGCTGGTGGTGGGCCGACCCGGTCGTCGCTCTCGGCCTCGCCGCCGTCGCGATCCGCGAAGGGCGGGAGGCGCTGCGCGGGGAGACCTGCTGCCCGCCCGTCCACCTCGACGAGGACGACGCGCCCGGCGAGACCGGATGCACCGACGGGTGCTGTACGGAGCTCGGGCGCTGA